From the genome of uncultured Bacteroides sp.:
GATAAAAGCTTACCGAATGGAGTATGATGTGAAGCTGCCCGAACTGGGAAATGTATCGATGGCCGACTTCTGGAAATCGAAACTTACTCAGCCTTTTATTGAAGATGTGAAGAAGAGTGGGGGAGTGTTGGTAAATCTGGCAAGTATGGATATTCAGCCTTCGTTCGACTGGAAACGAGTGGAAAAGGAAGTGCGGGTTATAACTCCCGAATTTAAAATGTGGAAGAAAGGAAAGCTCGACACGGTTACCATTTATGCAAAGATGGCACGCGGAGAGATGACTCGGTTTATTCTGAAAAACCGAATAGAAGAACTTGAAGCCTTGAAAGCTTTTACATGGGAGGGGTTTAGGTTCGACACTGAACGTTCAGTAGATAATAAACTTGTTTTTATATGCTGATAGAATAGCATTTTGAATTTCTTGTAATTTTAGATAATATGGCAACAGAAAAAGAAAAAATGAGGAGCGGTCAGCTTGCTAATGTTTCCGACCCGGAAATATTTGCCGACCTTTTAAGAGCGAAGGCTTTAATATCCAAAATGAATACGATGTATCTTGGCTCACCCGATTTGCAGGAAGTTCAGAAAGAACTGCTTCCAAATATTCATCCCACAGCAAAGATCTGTCCGCCTTTCTTTTGCGATTATGGCTATAATATAGAGTTGGGCGAGCATGTTTTTATTAATTTTAATTGTGTGATTCTAGACGGTGCTCCGGTAAAGATTGGGCATCACACATTAATTGGTCCGGCGGTACAAATATATACTCCGCAGCATCCGATAAACTATCTGGAACGCCGTGAAATGGTTGAATCTGCTCATGCTGTTACTATCGGTAATGATTGCTGGATAGGTGGAGGGGCAGTTATTTGTCCGGGAGTTACGATTGGTGATCGTTGCATAATTGGTGCCGGTAGTGTAGTTACGAAAGATGTTCCCAATGATTCTCTGGCAGTAGGAAATCCGGCTGTTGTGAAAAGAAAACTAGCTTTAGAGAACAATATAAATTCAATGACATTCTAATGCGAATAATTCTACTAAATTATTTACCAAGCTGAATCAGATATTTTTGTTATAGTTATTTGTCTGATAATAACTGTGATACCATCTAATGTAGTCTATATTTTTAATTGATTTAAACGAAGCTGATTTTAAAGTGATTGTTTTTTTATAATAAATTCATTTCAATAGATTTTTTTTCATTAAGCCATCTGAAAATAGTTACAATGTCAACTATTAGAATAGAAATAAAGAGTAATATGGAGATGTAATTGTTGATTATTTGATAATATATACTTGCCCCTCCTAAGGCTGTGAAAATGAAAGAAGATAATATTCCTAGCTTATCACTTTTCCAAAGTGAGCGGATGAAACGTTTATTTGACTTGTATATAAATAGAGATAGATAAACAATAGACGTTAATAATGAAAGACCTAACAAAAACCAAACAGAAAGATGAGCTACTATAACTATCAGAGCTATTGCTGAGAGTAAGTAAAGTACTTTTCGCCTATTCTTTAAAACAAAATAATTTCCTAATTGATTTTGCCAGTATTCAACTTCGTGCTCGCTAAAAATTAATTCTGGGCCAACGGAGCGAACTAGAACGCTTATGTATTCAATTGTAATTAGCTTTGGATCAAAATTTATAGTCATTAATCTGTTTTCAAAATCAATGCTTAAAAAGTTTACCCCTAGCTGTGTTCTCATAATATGTTCAATCTTTTTTGCTTTTCCTTTAGATTTTAATTTTAGAAGGAATATTTTTTTCTCTTCCATGTGTATTATTATTTTATATTTTTTAGTATTAAATGCAAATCTATAAATAAAGTAATTCTATAATTGATTGTGTAGATCTTTTTTGTGTTATTTTGTGTTTTTTTTGGTAAAATATTTAAGTTTCAGGAAAAGCTTTAAAAAAGTGACTTGTGTATTGTTTCTGAATGGAGATTTTGCATTGTTCTTGTATTTTATATTTTTGAATAAATAGCTGTATAAAAAGAAAGAAGGAACGTTTCACAACGTTCCTTCCTCTACAACGAAGCAATAATATTATTTTTTGCTACTACTCATAACTCCTGTATCGGTATCTTCGTTATTTAATCGTTTTTGTGAAGACTGATACTTACGTCCGAAATTGAAGTTATATGATAACTTGAATGCAAATAGTCGCGAACTCTCTTTAACATATTCCCAATTTTTGGAAGGAGCAAATTTATTGCGATTTTCACTACCTACTTTCCAGTTGTCGGCAAATGGGTTAAGCATCATGCCTCCAATAGTTAGTTGTTTATGCTTGTACATAATTCCAATCATGTGCCAGTTTTCTCCAATATCAAGAGTCTCACCAAAGAAATTGTTTCTGTGATTTTGGATGCGGAAGAATGCCGACCAGTTTTTATAGTATCCATTTACCTCTGCTCTATAATACCAGTTTGAATATGTGTGAGCATAATTATTTCCTTTACTGTCGAAGTAACTTATTCCAGTCGTTATTTTAGTGATTAAATGATCTTTGAATGGATTGACTGATACTTCCATTTCGGTATTCAATTTCTGCCAATTCTTTTGGTTGTCCTTGGTACGGATGAATTTGTTGTTTTCAATAATGGTTTCCTCCATTATAGGTTTGTTATAGTATCTGTGACTAACCAATAAACTACCGCTGAATATTCCTTTAGTTATGTCGTAGTTTAATGTGTTAACGTATGATATTACCGGTTTTAGAGAGCTATTTCCTTTTCTTATCTGTAAGGAATCAATTGCTTGTTCTGTATTTCCAAGGTCGGACAAAGAAGGAGAATTACTGTATATATTACCACGATAACGGATAAACGAGTTCTCGTTAAAGTTGTATTTCAGACTTGCTGTGGGGCGGAAGTTATAATTTTGATATCCTTCTCCTCCCTGGTTGAACCATGAACGTGAGCCTCCTATTCCTAAAGAGTAATTGAACTTATTAATCTTTCCCTGAAATTCTGTATACATGTAAGTGTCGGCCTGTCTCATATCTGTTTTGGATACAGAACTTCCTGTATATTCATTGTCAGTGAAACTTTGAGTGTGCTTTATTCCGGTGCTTAGTCTGCCTGCCTTGAATGTCTTTTCATATATTCCTTCACCAATAATCGAATATTTATTTCCGTCTACATTTGAAAATAGATCGGTTAAGGTTTCTGTATCCTGTATTTCCTTATAATATCTCTTTGAATTGGAGTTTGCATATGTACCTACAACGTTAAGAATCAAAGATTGCTGATTTTTAAAATTGCGTTGATAATAAAGGTCTAGCGAAGGTCTGCGCTCCCGGGAAGAAGAACGATCTGTCATGTGTACTCCGTTTGAAGGATTGTTGGTCGGGTAAAGATAACTGTTGAAATTCTGCTTTGGATTACCATTGATATTTGCCCTGAGTGTTGCATTAAAGAACCATTCTTTTCCTTGCTGGTAGTTGTAATTCATTTGTATATAGTTCCAGTTCATAGACCATTTGTCTGGAGTTCCATCTTCCATACGGGTGAGACTTCTGCCGTCGGGAAAGTTGAATGTTTCTGAATTTTCACGCCACAAGTGACCCACGGATCTGTATCCACCTGTGTAGAATAGTCCGAATTCCGATTTCTTGTAATTGAATTTGGCTGTAATGCTGTTATTACCAAAAGCAACATGAGGAGAGGTTTCTGTGTCGAATGAGATAAATCCGCCGCTGTTTCTACGGCGGGTAATATAATCAATAACAGCTTCTGCCTCCTCGTAGCGGAGTCCCGGGTCTTCATGATGTTCTATACGCAGGATATCTTCCGGTCGTAATGACATAACTTCCTGAATGCTCGACTTTACTCCATTGATTCTAAGTTGTACTTCTCCTCCACCTGACGCGGCAATGGTATTTCTCATAACATCAATCTGAATACGTCTTAAGTTTAGTTGTTGCAAAAGATCAAATCCGTTGGTTGCTGCTTTCATTTGTTTTGAAGTGGGCAGTAATATTTTTCTGTCGGCTTCATTAATAACTTTAGCTGCGGTAACAACAACTTCATTTAGTGCAATGGCAGCTGAATCAATTTCAATAGTTCCCAGATCAGTGTCTTTATTGAAATCGCGGATTTCAAGATTCCTGGTTTGGTATCCAAGACTTGAAATCTGAAGGTTATATATTCCTTTCTCGAGATTCTCCATACTGAACTTACCTTTTGCATCAGTCATTCCGCCATTCACAAATGTAGAATCGGCTTTTCTTAAAACTACATTTGCAAATTCAATAGGCTGTTTTGCTGTGGAAAGAATAGATCCTTTGATCTGGAAAGATTGGGCTGTTATGGTTTGGTGAAGTATTATAAAAAATAATACGCTAAAAATCTTTTTCATTTCGGTTTAATGTCTACAGGTAATACAATCAAGTTGTCTTTATGTAAGCGCTACAATATTTAGACGTAACCGGGAAAAGAAAGGTTGCAGATA
Proteins encoded in this window:
- a CDS encoding YaaA family protein; translation: MQIIISPAKTINTKSSQKAPAKSMPIFANEAKEIALHMSQYSVEELERLLKISPKLALETFKRFETFHSDEAPSLQALLVYTGMVFKHIAPVDFSDEDFLYAHKHLRIASPFYGLVRPLDMIKAYRMEYDVKLPELGNVSMADFWKSKLTQPFIEDVKKSGGVLVNLASMDIQPSFDWKRVEKEVRVITPEFKMWKKGKLDTVTIYAKMARGEMTRFILKNRIEELEALKAFTWEGFRFDTERSVDNKLVFIC
- a CDS encoding sugar O-acetyltransferase, translating into MATEKEKMRSGQLANVSDPEIFADLLRAKALISKMNTMYLGSPDLQEVQKELLPNIHPTAKICPPFFCDYGYNIELGEHVFINFNCVILDGAPVKIGHHTLIGPAVQIYTPQHPINYLERREMVESAHAVTIGNDCWIGGGAVICPGVTIGDRCIIGAGSVVTKDVPNDSLAVGNPAVVKRKLALENNINSMTF
- a CDS encoding TonB-dependent receptor; protein product: MKKIFSVLFFIILHQTITAQSFQIKGSILSTAKQPIEFANVVLRKADSTFVNGGMTDAKGKFSMENLEKGIYNLQISSLGYQTRNLEIRDFNKDTDLGTIEIDSAAIALNEVVVTAAKVINEADRKILLPTSKQMKAATNGFDLLQQLNLRRIQIDVMRNTIAASGGGEVQLRINGVKSSIQEVMSLRPEDILRIEHHEDPGLRYEEAEAVIDYITRRRNSGGFISFDTETSPHVAFGNNSITAKFNYKKSEFGLFYTGGYRSVGHLWRENSETFNFPDGRSLTRMEDGTPDKWSMNWNYIQMNYNYQQGKEWFFNATLRANINGNPKQNFNSYLYPTNNPSNGVHMTDRSSSRERRPSLDLYYQRNFKNQQSLILNVVGTYANSNSKRYYKEIQDTETLTDLFSNVDGNKYSIIGEGIYEKTFKAGRLSTGIKHTQSFTDNEYTGSSVSKTDMRQADTYMYTEFQGKINKFNYSLGIGGSRSWFNQGGEGYQNYNFRPTASLKYNFNENSFIRYRGNIYSNSPSLSDLGNTEQAIDSLQIRKGNSSLKPVISYVNTLNYDITKGIFSGSLLVSHRYYNKPIMEETIIENNKFIRTKDNQKNWQKLNTEMEVSVNPFKDHLITKITTGISYFDSKGNNYAHTYSNWYYRAEVNGYYKNWSAFFRIQNHRNNFFGETLDIGENWHMIGIMYKHKQLTIGGMMLNPFADNWKVGSENRNKFAPSKNWEYVKESSRLFAFKLSYNFNFGRKYQSSQKRLNNEDTDTGVMSSSKK